From Fusobacteriaceae bacterium:
CACCAAAGGCGGCCTTGAGACCGTTTCCCGCGCCGGCGAAGGGAATGACTTCCGCAGTCGCTCCGAAAGCTTCCAGCTTGTCCCGCAAAAAAGCCGCGACGACGTCGACGTCGGCCTTGTCCATGGTACCGCTTTCCATGTTGACGAGGGTTTTCCAGAGATTCAGCATTTCGTCCCTTTTGGCGTCCAAAAACGCAAAGGCTTTTTCTTGCACTGCTTTCATTTTATGCCTCCTGTTGTGTGAGTTGTTTTCGGTCAAATCGCGCCGCGCATTCCACATGGGACACCATGGGAAACATGTCGAAGGGAAAGACCTCGGTCAGGTCGTAACCCAGCGTCGTCAGAGCCCGGGCGTCCCGCGCGAATGTGGCGGGGTCGCAGGAAATATAGACGATACAGGGAATTCCACTTGCGGCGAGAACCTCGGGGATATGCCTGTCCAGTCCCTTTCGCGGCGGGTCGAAGAGGACGCCGTCAAGGATTTCTCCGCCTGCCGTGAGCTTCGGCAGCAGGTCTTCGACGGCTCCCGTCATAAAATCGATATTTTTTATCTTGTTTTCCGCCGCCGTCCGCCTGCCGTCTTCAGAGGCTTCGGGCACGGCTTCGATGGCGATGACCCGTCCCGCTTCTCCGGCCATGAGCATGGCCAGGGTTCCTGTCCCCGAAAAGGCGTCGACGAGGGTTTTCCCCCGGATGTCCCCGAAAAGAGAGATCGCCTTTCGGTACAGGTTTGCCGCCTGCTTGACGTTGATTTGGAAAAAGGACAGGGGGCTGATATGAAAGCGGATGCCCGCGATTTCTTCCCGCAGGGTCTTTTCTCCCCAGAGATGGACGTTCTTTTTGCCGATGGCAACGTTTGTCGCCCTGTCGTTTAAAGAAATATACAGCGAGCGGATTTCCGGGAATTTGTCTTTCAGGCGATGCAGGACTTGGGTCTCTTTTTTCCCGGCGGCGCCGCTGTTTGTGACCAGGACGACCATGGCCTGACCGGCTTCGTTTGTGCGGATCATCACATGGCGCAACAACCCCTTCCCGCTTGTCTCATCGTAGACCGAAAGACCCGCCTCGTCGCAAAGGGCCGTGAGCGCTTCGATGATCCGGTTTCCGAGGACGGAATTGAGCGGGTTCTCCCTGACCGCGAAGACCTCGTGGGAGCGCCTACGGAAAAAGCCCGTGATGAGCTTTCCCTGTTGCCTTCGGAAGGGTTCGATGATTTTGTTGCGGTAATGGGTGATCTGCGGCGACGGCGCGACATCCGCCACGACCACGCCGGAGAGTTTCCCGACGCCTTTGAGGGTCTCCTCCACGATGATTTTTTTATATTTGAGTTGGGCCTCGTAACGCAACATGGCGAAATCACAGCCCTGCCAGTCCTCAAAGCTGATGTTTTCCGTTCCGCCGACCCGCTCGGGACCGGAAACGAGGATTTTTTCGATGAGTCCCCGGGCGTAGGTCTTTTTGACGGAAATGAGCCGTAAGGACAGCCTGTCGCCGGGTACGGACATGGGCGCGAATACCGCGAAATCACCGTAATATCCGAGACCTTCGCCGCCCGCGACGATTTTTTCTATGGTAAGCTCGAGGACATCCCCCTTTTTCAGATTCATGGGAGCTCCTCGTCGTCCCGTTGGCTCTTGATCCTGAAGGGCCGGATATTCCGACTGTCGACTCTCTCCATGTTATGGTTTTGCTGCATTTCGGCCATGATCCGTTCGGAATCGGCCGCGTCGGCGTACACGCGGTTTGCCTTGTCCAGCTGGTTCCGGATGTTTTCAAGTTCCGCGGTTTTGGCGGCGTTTTCGCGCTCAAGACCCGCGATCTGGATCTTGACGGCGCCGTAGGCCACCAGGAGCACAGCCACAAAGAAAGATAAAAAGAAGATTCTTTTCATGGAAACCGGTCCTTGTTACAGTTTTTCGGCGACGCGCAGCTTGGCCGAATGGGCTCTGTTGTTCCGTGCGAGCTCATCGGGTCCCGGCGTGAGCGGTTTTTTCGTGAGAATTTTGACGGCGGGTTTTTTCCCGCAGACGCAGACCGGCAGATCCGGCGGGCAGGTGCAGCCCGCGGCCAGTTCCCTGTACAGGTTTTTCACGATCCGGTCTTCGAGTGAATGAAAGGTGATGACGGCCAGACGCCCCCCCGGAGCGAGGAACGCGACGGCCTTCCGCAAGGCCTTTTCGAGGACTTCAAGCTCACGGTTCACTTCGATTCGGAGCGCCTGAAAGGTCCTTTTGGCCGGGTGTTTAAGCGTTTTTTCCGGGAAGGCGCGGCGGATCACAGCGACAAGTTCTGTCGTAGTAACGATTTCCTTCCGCGCCCGTTCCGCCGCTATGGCCCGGGCGATTTTTCGGGCGTGGCGCTCTTCCCCGTATTCATAGATGATTCTGCTGAGCTCCTCTTCGGCGTATCCGTTGACGATATCTCTGGCGGTAATTCCGCCTTCGCGGTTCATGCGCATGTCGAGGGGGGCTTCGTGTTGATAGGAAAAGCCCCGCTCGGGGTCGTCCAGCTGCGGCGAGGAGACGCCGATATCCATGAGGATCCCCTGTACAGCGTCGACGCCCGACATATAGAGCACGGCGTCGAGATTTTCAAAATTGTTCCGGTAAAGGGAGACCTGTTCCCCCCAGGGGGCCAGCCGTTCCGCCGCCCGGTCGAGGGCTTCCCCGTCCTGGTCGACGCCGATGAGCCTGCCCTCCGGCGAGAGCGCCCGGAGGATCCCTTCGGCGTGTCCGCCGCCGCCCAGCGTGCAGTCGAGATAGATTCCGTCCCGGGCCGTGACAAGAGCGTCCAGGGTTTCTCTGTACAATACCGGGATATGGGTTTCCGCTGTCTTTTGTTCCATCTTTCCCCCGATCACAAAAAAATCAGCCGGATCAATACGCGCTGGATCAGACCCACGACAAACATGAGAATCAGGGGCGAAAAATCAATGCCCATATTGGGGAGCCAACGCCGTATGGGCGCGAGAAAGGGCTCCGTAATCGTATAGACAATGCGCCCGAGAGCGCTGTTGCGAAAACTCCAGGGCAGCCATGAAAAAATACAGCGGATCAGCAGGATGATGTCGATGATCCTGCCCGCCTTGGTAATGATCTGGTATAAAATATAACTGCTGCGCATGTTGACTCCGGTGGTTGTTGTCTAAAAGCGCCCGTGGAAACGGGTTTTTTCAAATATTATTCAATAAATAATGCTTCGCCTTGACGGAATATTCCCAGCCTGACCAGACCGTAAGGATCACGGGGATCAGCATCAGATACATCATCGGGAAGCGTGCGGATCCGAGCTTGATCGCGGGGCCTGTCAAGAGGATCAGGATGATGACGATCATCTGGCTCGAGGTCTTGTATTTGCCCAGTTTTCCTGCCGGTATGATTTCCCCGTTGGCCGCCGCCAGCATGCGGATGCCGCTGATGAGGAACTCCCGGGCGATGACGACGATGGACATCCAGGCGGGGATGTAGTCCAGCTTCACAAAGAGGACCAGCGCCGAGATCACGAGAATCTTGTCGGCGAGCGGGTCCATGATTTTTCCGAAATTGCTGATCAGATCGTACTTTCTTGCCAGATAACCGTCAAAAAAATCCGTCAGGGACGCGACGATAAAGATCACAAAGGCCATGAGCCGGAACCAAATTCCGTGGGTTTCCGAGGCTTGTAAAAAATAAATAAACGGTACGGTCAGGATGATGCGCATGAATGTCAACTTGTTCGGCAGATTCATAATTCACGTATTATACGCGCCGTTTCCGGTTCTCTAATACTCCCTCCTTCATCTATGGTGTCATATGGTCTTGTTGACAATGGTCCCGGTAAAGTCATAATCGAAATTCTGCTCGAGACGGACCGTGACAAAATCCCCGGCTTCCACCGCGCCTTCTTCGATGCTGACGTTCCCGTCGATATCCCAGGCCTGGGTCTCCATGCGACCTTCGGGCGGATCTTCTCCATGGGCGGATTTGTCCACGAGAACTTGTACCTCGCGGCCCAGCATGGCTCTGTTTTTCCGGTCGGCGATGTCCCTTTGCAGATTTTGCAGTTCCACCGCCCGTTTTTCCTTTCGCGCCCCGGGGATCTGCCCGGGCATATTCGCGGCCGGCGTCCCTTCTTCGCGAGAATAGGGAAAAACGCCCGCGTAGTCAAAGCAAAATTCCTCGAGGAATTCCTTCAATTCCTTGAATTCCGCCGCGGTCTCCCCGGGAAAGCCCGTGATGACCGATGTGCGGAAGGCCGCTCCCGGAAGGGCTTCGCGGATTTTCGTCAGTTTTTTCCGGATGTCTGCGCCCGTCATCCGCCGTCCCATCAGCTTCAGCAGGCGGTCGCTTATGTGCTGGACCGGAAAATCGATATAGTTACAAAGTTTTTCTTCGTTTTTGAGCAGCTCGAGGAGCTCATCGTCAAAAGAAGCGGGATAGAGGTAATAGAGCCTGATCCAGCGGATCCCGCCGACGCCCGTGAGTTCCCTGAGCAGTTTCGGCAGCGAGGGTTTTCCATAGAGATCACGGCCGTATTCCGTCGTTTCCTGGGCCAGAAGATTGAGTTCCTTGACGCCTCGGGCGGCCAGTTTTTCCGCTTCCCGGACAATATCCCCGACGGGCCTGCTCCGCAGCGGTCCCCGGAGTTCCGGAATCACACAGTAGGTGCATTTCCGGTCGCAGCCCTCGGCGATTTTGAGATAAGCCAAATGGGCCGGGGTCGTGAGGAACCGGGCCGTATCGGCGTCAGGCAGAAAACCCGCGTCGCCGCAGCGGACGACTCTTTCGTTCCGCTCCGTTTCCCTGAGCGTCTCCGCTATGCCCGCCACGTCGCCGGTACCGACGACGGCGTCTATTTCCGGCATGGCGGCCAGGAGTTCCTCCCGGTACCGCTGGGCGAAACACCCGGTCACGATGAGCTTTTTCAGTTTGCCTGTTTGCTTGTATCGGGCGACGGAAAGGATGGTCTCCACGGATTCTTTTTTGGCCTGTTCGATAAATCCGCAGGTGTTGACGATGATGACGTCGGCTTCCGCAGGGCGGTCCGTCAATGTCGTCGTTCCGTCTTTCATGAGGATGCCGGCGGCGTTTTCGCCGTCCACGAGGTTTTTGCTGCATCCGAGGCTGATCAACGCGAGTTTCATGAGCTTATTGCTGATCCTCTTTCCGGATCCGCTTTTTGCTGAGGCTGATCTTGCCGTTGTCTGTCCCGATGACCTTGACTTCAAAGACATCGCCCATTTTAAGCACTTTTTCGATCTTGTCTACGCGCTGTTTGGAAATTTCGGAAATATGCAGCAGGCCCTCTTTTCCGGGCAGGATTTCCATGAAGGCGCCGAAATCCTTGATGCTCACGACCCGTCCCTCGTAGATTTCCCCGACTTCGACGTCTTTGACGAAGCGGTTCACGAGGCGTACGGTCTCGTCCAGGGCCGCGAGGTCCTTGGAGTAGATGAGGACGGATCCGTCGTCGTTGATATCGATAATGGCGCCGGTCTGCTCGATAATGCCCTTGACGTTCTTGCCCTGGGGTCCGATGAGGGCGGAGATCTTGTCGACGGGGATCATAAGCCGGTGGATACGCGGCACGTTTTCTTTGAGTTCGCCCGGCTTGGGAATCGTGCTGTTCATGAGCTCGAGAATCTGGAGACGGGCCTTGAGGGCCTGGGTCAGGGCGATCCGCATGATCTCTTCCGTGATGCCGGTAATCTTGATGTCCATTTGCAGGGCCGTGATCCCGTTTTTCGTACCGGCGACCTTGAAGTCCATATCGCCCAGGTGATCTTCGAGACCCATAATATCGGTCAATACCGTAAATTCATCGCCCTGCTTGATGAGGCCCATGGCGATTCCCGCCACGTGCTCCTTGATGGGAACGCCCGCGTCCATCAGCGAAAGGGATCCGCCGCAAATGGAAGCCTGGGATGAGGAACCGTTGGATTCCGTGATTTCCGAAACGACCCGGACCGTATAGGGGAATTCTTCCTCAGTTGGCATCACATAGCGCAAGGCCCGTTCGGCCAGGGAACCGTGTCCGAGTTCTCTTCTGCCCGGCGCGCCCATTCTCCCGGTTTCTCCGACGGAATAGGGCGGGAAGTTGTAGTGCAGGTAGAATTTTTTGTAGTAATCCTCCTCGAGGTTGTCCACGTGCTGCTCATTTTCTTTTGTGCCCAGCGTGGTGATCACGAGGGCCTGGGTTTCTCCCCGGGTAAACATGGCCGAACCGTGGGGTACCGGCA
This genomic window contains:
- the pnp gene encoding polyribonucleotide nucleotidyltransferase, whose protein sequence is MFDEKIYELELGGRVLSLSIGKYARQSDGAVVTRYGDTVLLNTVNRGKEPRVGGDFFPLTVDFIEKYYASGKFPGGFNKRENRPSTDATLTARLIDRPIRPLFPDGFRYDVHIVNTVLSFDDLNTPDHMGITGSSLALMLSDLPFMGPVAGVTVGMIDGEFILNPTPAQIKEGQLELKVAGTKDAVNMVEAGARELDEETMLKAILFAHGHIKTICAFEEKIAAELGKEKLAFEKKPVLPLVKDFIDANGQERLKAAVMTLGKQNRDEAVDALREELYTKFVNENYNPEHLETIEEIEVPEDVVAEFETYYHDLMKQFVRDSILYHKHRVDGRQTDEIRPLFAEISVLPVPHGSAMFTRGETQALVITTLGTKENEQHVDNLEEDYYKKFYLHYNFPPYSVGETGRMGAPGRRELGHGSLAERALRYVMPTEEEFPYTVRVVSEITESNGSSSQASICGGSLSLMDAGVPIKEHVAGIAMGLIKQGDEFTVLTDIMGLEDHLGDMDFKVAGTKNGITALQMDIKITGITEEIMRIALTQALKARLQILELMNSTIPKPGELKENVPRIHRLMIPVDKISALIGPQGKNVKGIIEQTGAIIDINDDGSVLIYSKDLAALDETVRLVNRFVKDVEVGEIYEGRVVSIKDFGAFMEILPGKEGLLHISEISKQRVDKIEKVLKMGDVFEVKVIGTDNGKISLSKKRIRKEDQQ
- a CDS encoding YggT family protein, with amino-acid sequence MRSSYILYQIITKAGRIIDIILLIRCIFSWLPWSFRNSALGRIVYTITEPFLAPIRRWLPNMGIDFSPLILMFVVGLIQRVLIRLIFL
- the rsmH gene encoding 16S rRNA (cytosine(1402)-N(4))-methyltransferase RsmH; the encoded protein is MEQKTAETHIPVLYRETLDALVTARDGIYLDCTLGGGGHAEGILRALSPEGRLIGVDQDGEALDRAAERLAPWGEQVSLYRNNFENLDAVLYMSGVDAVQGILMDIGVSSPQLDDPERGFSYQHEAPLDMRMNREGGITARDIVNGYAEEELSRIIYEYGEERHARKIARAIAAERARKEIVTTTELVAVIRRAFPEKTLKHPAKRTFQALRIEVNRELEVLEKALRKAVAFLAPGGRLAVITFHSLEDRIVKNLYRELAAGCTCPPDLPVCVCGKKPAVKILTKKPLTPGPDELARNNRAHSAKLRVAEKL
- the pgsA gene encoding CDP-diacylglycerol--glycerol-3-phosphate 3-phosphatidyltransferase, with amino-acid sequence MNLPNKLTFMRIILTVPFIYFLQASETHGIWFRLMAFVIFIVASLTDFFDGYLARKYDLISNFGKIMDPLADKILVISALVLFVKLDYIPAWMSIVVIAREFLISGIRMLAAANGEIIPAGKLGKYKTSSQMIVIILILLTGPAIKLGSARFPMMYLMLIPVILTVWSGWEYSVKAKHYLLNNI
- the rimO gene encoding 30S ribosomal protein S12 methylthiotransferase RimO, with translation MKLALISLGCSKNLVDGENAAGILMKDGTTTLTDRPAEADVIIVNTCGFIEQAKKESVETILSVARYKQTGKLKKLIVTGCFAQRYREELLAAMPEIDAVVGTGDVAGIAETLRETERNERVVRCGDAGFLPDADTARFLTTPAHLAYLKIAEGCDRKCTYCVIPELRGPLRSRPVGDIVREAEKLAARGVKELNLLAQETTEYGRDLYGKPSLPKLLRELTGVGGIRWIRLYYLYPASFDDELLELLKNEEKLCNYIDFPVQHISDRLLKLMGRRMTGADIRKKLTKIREALPGAAFRTSVITGFPGETAAEFKELKEFLEEFCFDYAGVFPYSREEGTPAANMPGQIPGARKEKRAVELQNLQRDIADRKNRAMLGREVQVLVDKSAHGEDPPEGRMETQAWDIDGNVSIEEGAVEAGDFVTVRLEQNFDYDFTGTIVNKTI
- the rlmD gene encoding 23S rRNA (uracil(1939)-C(5))-methyltransferase RlmD, with product MNLKKGDVLELTIEKIVAGGEGLGYYGDFAVFAPMSVPGDRLSLRLISVKKTYARGLIEKILVSGPERVGGTENISFEDWQGCDFAMLRYEAQLKYKKIIVEETLKGVGKLSGVVVADVAPSPQITHYRNKIIEPFRRQQGKLITGFFRRRSHEVFAVRENPLNSVLGNRIIEALTALCDEAGLSVYDETSGKGLLRHVMIRTNEAGQAMVVLVTNSGAAGKKETQVLHRLKDKFPEIRSLYISLNDRATNVAIGKKNVHLWGEKTLREEIAGIRFHISPLSFFQINVKQAANLYRKAISLFGDIRGKTLVDAFSGTGTLAMLMAGEAGRVIAIEAVPEASEDGRRTAAENKIKNIDFMTGAVEDLLPKLTAGGEILDGVLFDPPRKGLDRHIPEVLAASGIPCIVYISCDPATFARDARALTTLGYDLTEVFPFDMFPMVSHVECAARFDRKQLTQQEA